The Halichoerus grypus chromosome 14, mHalGry1.hap1.1, whole genome shotgun sequence genomic interval GCCCACGTGTCCCGAACGGAGATTTCTAAAATTCCATGGCGCTATCCCCCATTGAACCATCAGTGCTGTGGTTGGGGGCGCTCCATGTGGTCTGTGTGCATGGGGGACCATTAGTGTTTCCAGTCATAGTAGATGTGGTGCTGATCCCCATAGCACCACCTATGTTAGTGCTAGGTAGGCTCCGAGTGTTCTGATGGCAGCTGGTGACAGAGAGGCCTACCATCATAGATGTGGTTACTTCTCCAGCTCTACCACCTCTCTTTGTATCAGATGGGCCACGTTTACGCTTATGTAAAGCAGGAATACCAGGTTTTTTGGTCCTGGGAGTGatgattttcctttccttcacacCACCCGTATGCTGGGCAGGTGGGCCCGAGGTGCTTGGAGAGAGGTGAGAACTAGAAGTGGGTTGACGGATATAGTTGGTGCTGGTACTTGCAACTACAACAGAGGTCGTGTGGCCCGGTGAGCCGCAGGTGTTCCGTAAAGGGGAGACACACATGTCTTTTGACAAACCTGTCTTCACTGTGGTGGTGGTTCTCCCACCTGGAGCAGGTTTTCTTTGTTTGGATGAGCCCTGGGTACACTTATGGGTAGTGGGCATGCTAGATCCTCCAACGGTGGGAATAGCATTGTTCTTTCCAACTATTGCACCACCCATGTTTTGGGGGGATTGGCCCCTGGTGCTCAGATTTAAGGGGGACACATACATGCCTCTTGACAAATGTCTATTCACCGTGGTGGTGGTTCTCCCACCTGGAGCAGGTTTTCTTTGTTTGGATGAGCCCTGGGTATACTTATGGGTAGTGGGCATGCTAGAGCCTCCAACGGTGGGAACAGTGTTGTCTTTTCCCAGTCGCGCACCACCTGTGTTTTTGGCGGGTTGGCCCTTGGTGCTCGGATTTAAGGGGAAAGCAGACACGTCTCTTgacacatttcttttctccttggtgGTGGCTCTCCCACCTGGAGCAGGTTTTCTTTGTTTGGATGAGCCCTGGGTACGCTTACGGGTAGTGGGCACGCTAGAGCCTCCAACGGTGGGAACAGTGCTGTCTTTTCCCAGTACCGCACCACCCGTGTTTTGGATGGGCTGGCCCCAGGTGCCTGGATTTAAAGTGGAACAGGCCATATTTCCAAATACTGGGACAGTACTTGCCCCTCCTACAGCTGCAGCCATGTTGTATTGAGATGGACCAAAAAGAGGAGCGGAAGTGGTGCTGGGTGCCCCCTTCTGTCCTGCCCCATAGTTGAGTGCTCCAGATGCCTGTGAGTGAGCGGGACCTGGGACGGACACCCCAAATCCAAAGCTCCCACCGTCCATGGGGGCTGCAGTTCCCATAAACACAGGTGGGCCCGGAATAGTAGGTATAAGCAGTGAGCTACTGACCCCAGCACTGGGCATCCCAGTGGCAACTGCAGAGCCAGTAGTGGTAGATACAGCCATAGGGAGAACACCTGTCACGTAACCAAAGGCCGTCTGGTAGTTGACAGTAGAGCCAAATGCAGAGCCTGCAAGACCTGCTTGCATTATGCTACCTTTGGGTAGCTGGGCTACAGGAGCGGTTGGGCCTATAGCTTGTGTTGGGGCTACTGGGTTTCCCAACAGGTAGAAATTGCCAGCCTGCTGCCCATTCTGGTTCCCAAATGTGGGCTGAGAGGTGATTCCTGGGGCAGAGTAGTTAGAAATTGAGGTCTGTGTGATGGCTGACTGTGCAGGTAAATGGGTAGAGTTATGGGCCACGGCAGTGCTGCTACCGGGTGGTGTGTTGTCAGAACCAGGAAGTGCATTGTAGAATGGGAACTGGCTTGTCCTGGACTGAGGGGGAGACTGAAAGATAACGGCCTGTGAAGGAGGTGTGGTATCCATAGCATTAGGGTCAGAGTGAGGGTTGCAGTTTGCAGAGGTGTTGACTACTGCAGTGGTGGTGATTCCAGAACTCATGATGGGTGAGCCAGTGGAAAATACCCACATTGTCTGATGTTGCCCAGCAAGGGTCCCATGTGTGGGCTGAGAGGTGATGATGGGGCTGAAGGGTTGATTAAGAACTGGGGTGGGCCAGGCGGCCACCAATGTTGATGGGCTGGTGGAGACTGGAACCTTTGCAGTCTGTGTCTGATTGCTACTGCAATGGCCCTGGGATAATGAAGGAGAGCTTACCCCGGGGCCTGGGGGAGATCTGAAAATGATAGCATGAAAAGGAGGAGTAGTGTCCATGTCAATGACATCCGAATCTGAAGTACCATCAGACGTCAAATTTGCAGATGACTTGGCTGTGATGGCAGAAGGAACTGCCTTTGAAGTGATAGCCTGAACAAAAACAGGGCTATCTGGGGAAGGGACTGGAAGAGGCGGAGAATCTACACACGCAGGGGTCGGGGATTCTCCTTTGCAGGAAGGCGGCTGTAATGAGGTTGAGGTGTTAGGAGGTGTGGAGTGGTCAGAAATAGGTGTTACAGCGATGACTGGATGCAGAGTGTCTCCATTCTTAAGTGGAATTTTCCCAGTGGGACTGGAACTAAGAGGAGGAGAGTTAGGATCAGTTTCCTGATCAGTATTTTCTGTTGGGGAAGATGGAGGAACAGACGGGATCGGGGGCCTGGCAGATAGGTCAGCCAAGTCAGGAGTAGGAACAGGGACTTGGAAAGTGTGAGTGGCTGGTGGCAGGGAAGATGAAGGGGCAGGTTGAGTGGCCCGGCAGCCTGCCAGGATCTCTGTTCCATCCTCCAGGATCTTATTCCTCTGACCCTCGGTATTCTTCAAGGTGCCCAGGTTTTTGTCAATAACTATGCAAGGAAGCTTAGGAGGTGGGGGCAACTCTCCTCTACCCCACTGCAGTGGTAATGGTGATGGCAGAGGCACAAAAAGCGGCATGGATATTTTCCTTTTGCAGGGCCTACTGGTGGCAGATACTGGTGGAAAAGAGTACTTTGATGAGATGCCTGTAGGCTTATCaccctctgtctccttccctggtAAGTGTGGTACGCTCTGGATAGGCTGGTTTTCAGCCACCACTTCCTTTGTTAATCTCTCCTGCAGCAAGGGGCAGCTCGGGGTTGGGTCGGAGAGCCTTACTGCATCTGTATCTGGCTTCCGAAGAGGAACAACATCGTCAGCAGGGCCATGTGAGGAGGTGACTACAGGGCCTTCAGAGGGGGAGCTCACCGGAGATATCTGAGTGTTTTCCCCCAAGCTGTCTCCCGGGGGATGGGGAGACTGGCCCACAGGTGCAGGGCTGCATTGGTGGGAACTGAGCACTCCACGGGTCTCCAGGGGCCTGGATGTCAACGGTATATCCCCACTGCTCTGGGGGGCCCTGTTCCCATCATCCTGTCCTCTGGTCTCTACAAAATCCTCCATCCCTTCTCTGGGCATTTCTTGGACCTTCTCCTCCATCCCCTTTGACCACGAAGGGGGTTGGTGATTGGATGGTACCGGCTTCACAGCCTCGACTACGGGCTCAGGTAGTGAACGCAGGACGGTCGATCTGCGCCCTGGAGGAGGGATCCTCACAGTTCTCGAGGGTCCGAACATCATGGAATTACAAGCAGACAGGACAGGTTTTTTCGGAGGGTCCCTCCAGTTCACTAAGGGGAGGAGGCCCAGAGGGGAACACATGGCCTGAGGCATCGGATACCGCCTCTTTGGCTCCACGTGAAAGCTAGCTGGTAAAGTCCCACGATGCCGCTGGCATGGCCTGTGCCCAGGGCAGGGGGCAAGTGCAGGAACAGCAGGGTGGTCCCGGCCAGGATGGGCGGCTGCAAAGGCAGGAGTGACCAGCGGGCGACAACGGCCTGGCAGGCGACGGCGGCGGGGCAGGGAAAGAAACTTACGAAGCAAGTTTCCCATGTAGAGGTAGCTGTGCGCTGAACGATCGCGAGATTGGAGTGTAAAACCCGGAGAGAGCCTCCGGAGCTTCTTACTCCTCTCGAGGTCAGGCAAGCACTGAGCAATGCAGCTTGGCGCTTGTGACGTGTCCCGGGAACACGTCACAGAGAAGGGCGGCGCATGCCCAGCGCAGGAAGTGAACACGCCAGAGGGCAAAGGGCGAGGCCCCGGAGCCCCGCCCACTAGCCTCCAGCCTTGGGACTTCCTGCTGCCTTTGGGAGTTGGTTAGCACCAACATGGCCACCGCGGGGTGTACTGGGTGGGACTGTGTGGGACTGTGTGGGACTGCGGTGGCCCCCGGGCCCTTCAGCACCTGGGTGTGTGTCGCCAGCGCTTTCCCCGAGCAAGCCAAACAAGCCAAGCATGGGAGCTTCCCAACGCTGCGAGGGGATGGCCCGCTGCCTGAGGGAACTGCCCTGCTTCCCTGCGAGGCCTGGAGCCAGGCCACCAGAGTCACCTGCCAGGTGGCGGCGGTTTCAGAGCCGACTCTGAACCCTGACCCGACTAGAGGCTGCATCCCATGACCTCCCTTTCTGGCAGgcaagttctttctttctttttaggaatTTGGCAAAACAATAATGTAGACCGCTTCTGGGGTCACAAAGATGGTAATGCCTTAGCCGGAATTCGAACCCAGCCCGAGTGATCCCAGAGCTTTTACTCTGGAGTGtgtgttaccatttttttttttttttaatttttatttttgatagttCTTAgggtacttagcacagtgctgtaCTTATAATGAGCACAGGCGCTGCCCAGTATGAAGTCTTCTTTTGTTCAAATTGATCAGGGACCACACTGGATTCTGATCCCAGAAGACGGAGGTCATGGACCACCAGTTGTCAGCATAGCACTATCCTACAGTCGTAATTCAGCCTTGCAGCCCCGCTTTGGTCTTTGGTCTACTTTGAAGGATCCAAATATGTAAGATTATATGTGaagattttatgtaaatatataaagatatagataAATTGTGATCTACCTGAAAGGAATGCACCAGTGGATTATTCCATATGGATTAGAAGCTGGTTTCTCTGGCCTTCTAGGAATATGTCTAGTAAGGCATTTCATTCATGTCTAGAAAGCAAATACATCATTCATTGCAAGTTAATAATGGAGCTATGTAATGGGTTAAAGTAAGATCAACACAATTTGGTCATTGTGAGAATGCCAGCCAGGTTCACTCTTCACCTCACACTGTTGGCACCTAAATGGAATTCTAGAAATTCTTATGCCCAAGAGAGGAGACATACTCTTGGGTGTTTGGCAAGGGAGACATATATTATTGTCTAGGAGCCGGAAACTTCAGcatgataaagattttaaaaatcctgtccTATATGTGGCTTTACCTAGTTTGAACCTCGTTTCTTTGGCTTacttcgttgttgttgttgttgttttttaaagattctatttatttatttgtcagagagagagcacaagcagggggagcagaaggcagagggagaagcagcctcacgctgagcagggagcccgatgtggggcttgatcccaggaccctgggattatgacctgagctgaaggcagacgcttaactgactgagccacccaggcgcccctttggcTTACTTCACTTAAGTGTTTTCTCTCTCATGGGGCTGATGTAGGACATTAGGAATATGACATGCAGAAGTTTCAGAaccaagaatcatatgatcagtaaaaaaatatatacacattataaagttttatatatatttattttttatatttaaaatagcattggACATGATTCATTTGTTACAAAATTAGTTTTAGAGCTCTGTTGATGAGATTCCTTTTACAGTATGTTAGAGCAAATTTGGACTTCCATCCCCAACAAACTTTGAGGTTGGCAGGACGCAAAAGGTCTCACTCAGACCCACATTCTCTtcgaaaaaaaggagaaatattatAAGCCCTTTCTAACCTCTCTAGGAGCAGAAATGATTTACAGCTATGACATTTATCCATAATTCCTTGATATCATTTGAGAAGAGGTCAATAAGGAacaatttcttgattttgtttgtttgaacaaAAATAGCAAGTTTGTACAAATTTTGGGCAAAGATTTCTTATAGAAACTCTGAAAAAGGTGGTCACATCAGacatatttgaaaacaataaattacagtcatattatttctttttttttttcccaagaaggaAGTATTAAACATATGATGAGTATTAGGACTTCAggacaataaaaggaaatttggacaagGATATCCCAGAAAAATctacctctttatttttcttgtcaaaTGGGAATAGGGACAAGGTGCATTTTTGAAATATAGGCCATTCTCTTACTTGTCCTTGTAAGGCAAAATAATTTAGATGGCAAGTGGTTATTCTGAGATAATATGGCTTGGCAGAAGCAAACATGTTGAGACAGAATTTGtcaaggtaatttttttaaatgattaatttaatcattaataaaaatattttaataacaacaaTTTATAGTTGCCAGGAAGATTACTTCTCATTTGACAATTTATAAAGCGGTAATCTCCAGTTATGGCAAATGAAGCCATGGGTGGGCAGCCTTGGATGGAATTTGTAGTAGTGACAGTGAACTATAGCTAACAACCTGTGGTTGACCACTCATTCCCTGTTGCCTTGTCTTGCTTGCCAGCAGTCTGTTGTAATTCATACAGAGTAATATGGAGGGCAGACCGAATGATCCATGGAGCTCATTAAATGAACTTTTATTCCCTAAAATAACTTTTGTCTCCTTGTTTTcagctcctcttctctcttctctttactATAACCAAGACTCAGCAGAAGTAAACTGGCTTTGTGCAGCCCCTTCTCAGGGTGGTCTTTTCTTGATCATTCTATTCATCACTCCTACTTTTCACTTTTTGCCTTCTAGAAATGTATCAAAATCTTTCTGTGGCTGATGACTTCCACAATCTCTTGGCTTTGATTGGTATTAATTTTGGTATTTCTATACTTTGATTAAATATGATTTCAGAAGGAACAGAAAGTAAGTATGTTTTTCTGGTCTACCATCTAGAACTGAAAATACCTGTTGATTTTAGCATCCAGTAttcccataggaaaaaaaaaaaaaccgaaccTCAGCATTCACAGATGTAACATTCAAGATTTCAACTTTTATTGAGAAATCACTAAGGATTTAAGATGTAGTAATTTCTAATGGGAAAATAATATCTATCTCATGGAGTtgatttgaggattaaatgagataatgacaTGAAAATGTAAAGgttaaagttttataaaaattttttattttttattttttgctatttcacTTTGAAAGTTGTTTATGACATTGCTTATGTGAGAAAATGCCTTCTGGTTTACTGTTTTGAAAAACAGACTATTTTTCAATAGATCAATGgaaatgacattatttttgaAGGTTAGGGGTAAAAACACAAATGTTCCTTGACACCTGtataactttataatattttcagCAAGTAATTTACTCATGTATTCCTCCTTCCAGTTTTGTCAGGGACCTACTACCAGCCAGCTTTGTATCAGGTactggaaaacatttttcaagttttaaatattttaggctttgtgggccatgtaCAGTTTCTGTAGCCTCTTACTCTCCTTCTTCAGCAACCTTTCAAAATGTAAGAACCATTATTATCTCATAGATCATACAAAAACAGGCTAAGACCCCGATTTGACCTGTGAGCCATTATTCACTAATCCCTGCTCTACATCTTCACGGAGTAGAAGGTACATCTCTTTGAgtaattcacttcttttttttttttttttttaatattttatttatttgagagagtgagaaagagcacaagcaggggaagggcagagggagagggagaagcagactccccgctgagcagggcagggctccatcccaggaccctggaatcaagacctgagccaaaggcagatgcttaaccaactgagccacccagatgctccaatAATTCACTTCTTTAAACCAATCTTTGGTCTTCCTGATCTTGTCTTTACTCGCCTTCAGCCTCTAATATGGCATCCAGAGAGCTTCTGTTAAAACATAGTTCAGATCATATCACTTAAATCTCTTTAGCTGCTCACTCAAGACAAAAACGAAATCCTCAAAATTCCTCTACAGCCTTAGCAATCTAGGCCTCCAACTTCCTTTCTgagttcttccttctcctctccactTTGCTCACTCTGTCCTCCACACCCTGAcattctttctgttccttgactATTCCAAGTACACCCTTGCCTCTGCTTTCCATCTGACTGTTGCCTCTGCTTGTAACATTCAGTCTCCAAATATGTACATTGCTGTCTCCCACATTCACTTTatgttctttcttaaatttcatcaTCCCCAgtggcaactgggtggctcagttggttaggcatctgacttttggtttcaactcaggtcatgatctcagggtcgtgagatccagctccTCATCAAGCTCCTGCTCAGTGGTCtacttgcccctctccctcccccactcttgcatgcactctctctcaaataaataaaatgattaaaaaaaaaaaaagaacccaaaaagctttaaaacattttttatcttcCCCATAAAGCCTTCGTTTATCACTTAATTGCAAATTGCAACCTCTTCCCATCAACTAACAATGTtcatctcccttccctgctttctAGTTCCCTTTAGCACTTACCTGACATGCTagttattttatccatttatttaattcttatttatatgtttgtacttaagtttatatatttgcttctttatttttacctCCCCCCCCACTAGAGAGAGGGGATATTCATCTGTGTTGTTCACTACTATATTCCCTAACCATATCTATAAAACATACTGAAGAACAGTGCCTGAAATCTGGTAAAGGATCAATAAATTTTCTTGACTGAATGAATAATTGTGTGcataaattaatgaacaaatctCCAGGGTTTCTGAATTGAGGATTGATGCTAAGAGGAAGGTTGGGACAAGGTACTGCAAGAAGCAGTATTTGTAGTTCTCTGACAACTAACCTAATACATAGGTTTTTGTTAATTTAAGTAAGTTTAATGGAAGCACTGGGAACTAGTTTGGCGACACACATCATCTAGATTTTTATAGTGCATTGGTAGAGTTATTTTTCAAGTGTGTACAAATAACAGTGAAAATACATGCGTTCATATTTACCTCTATTACTTTAATACTTTACAAGAGACCCTCAAAGTAGGGATAGCAAGTATTAATATCCTTCCTTTATGATGCTTCCTTTATGATGAACTTACTTTGCTCAAGGTTACATAATAATTTAGTTGTAAATGTCAAACTAGACTCAGAGTTTTTGAGTGGATCCTCCCTAGAAACCCATGACATTAATAAGACCCACAAAAATTCATTCAGCATCCAGTGATGCCCACACTACAGACTTATTTATGGGCCATCCATTTTAATGAAGAAGTGAGTTAGCTTATACAAGCAAAAGTATATTGTTTTGTCCTCCGTTAATATTAGTAATGGAAAAAGTAGGCTCTAACACGTTTAGGATGGGTTGAGACCATCATATCTGTATTATAGGCATGTGGATGTTTAGCCAGGGTGTCTTCCTCTGCCGCTCAGAATTCCCATAGTATATAGTGACATGTATTGAAACAGATAAGGGGCTTTGGGGTAATTGGAAGTCCTTCAGCATGATTTTTCCAGAagccttacctataaaatgaaaatagttggTTTGGACACTTGTAGCTATGAAGAATTTGTTTGGACCTTAATTTTCATGGTAAATGAAATGAGCTTATTTTCTATCTGCCGCCTCCCATATATCTTTCTCCAGCCTCTTGCTTGGAAAAACTTAGAAAttcaaaatcaagataaaaaataaatgacaacatAAATGATACCTGGGATATTTTGTTAGCTTATATGAGCATGCAGAATTAAATATGATCTAggtcaaatgtttattttagtttAATGTTGTATATTGGGGTGGAACCTCCAAGATACCAGGAAATGGGAATTCACCTAACCTGTTTGGAACTACAGCCCATACATACCTTCAGTTACCAATTCTGCTCTGTCTATAGAAAGATCTTCAGGTACCACTGTTTTCTATGTACCTAGTATATATCTCATTTAGTTTTAAGAATTTTCCAGATACTTCTTAATGTGCAGTGCTCCAATTCCAGTCTTGCCAAGTCCTGCACCAGCTACGTAGAATGGaggacttttctttctctgtattattCAGAACCCAATAAAAGAATAATGGAGTGGGATGGCCGATAACATGGTTCTCGTTCCAGATGTGCCATAAAATAATTGTGTCCCTTTGGGAAACTCGTAGTTATTTTGggcccctttccttttctttattttgaaagagttGTGCTAGATGATTCAAGATGGCATGTGCATTCTTTGAGTAATATTTTAGATGCTACCAGTATTCTAAACAAATGAAGACAACTACACATGAAGCTGTGCAACACGTTTTTAGAGCTGCCTCAGTTTTACAAATGATAAGATGACAGAACACAGCAGAAGTAGATGATTTAACCAGAGGCTCCAAAGTAGATGGAACTAAACCAccagtctcttttttttctgaagctcATTTAGCCAAAATATAGGCTTCTGAATATTAAGCTGTGAAGCATATTATCAGTATGTTTAAGAgaggctattcttttttttttttttttttaaagattttatttatttatttgacagagacagagacagtgagagcaggaacacaagcatggggagtgggagagggagaagcaggcttcccgctgagcagggagctcgatgcggggctcgatcccaggaccctgggatcatgacctgagccgaaggcagccgcttaacgactgagccacccaggcgccccaagagaggcTATTCTTATGGGATTTCCAATTAATGGCAGGAAGTTTTGAAATTCTCACACGGTCATCTGATCCTGTAAGATTTACAGTTCTGTTTTCATGTCAAACAAGTCCTATCAGTGCCACATAATCATCTAAATTTCTGGTTGCTTCTCTGAACTAAAATACTGAACCTCTTGAGGTTTTCTTCTTGCTGTCTGAAATTTATGCCAGATAAGCCTTTTTTAGAGAGTACATTCAGGTTTCTATATTTCATGTTAAGAAAGACATTCAGTGAGTCAGTGTGGGGGTTAAGCTCACCTTCTCAGAGTGATATTGAGCTCCtgataaaatataatcattattaGACAAATTTCCTCAAAATAGAAAAGTAGTTATCTCAGATTTCTAATACCAAATAAGTATTTTTACGTTTTACtataatacatgtatttattgtaCCTACTAggtatgatatatacatataatggaatattattcagccttaaaaagtaatgacattctgatacatgctacaacatggatgaaccttgaaaacattatgctaagtgaagtaagccagttacaaaagggCAAGTATATGATTCCACCTAGCTGAGATatttagaataggcaaattcatagaaacagaaagtagaatagtggtttcTAGGAGTTGGGCTGAGGGGGTATTGGGGGGTTGTTGTTTttatgggtatagagtttcactTTGGGATgataaagttctggagatggatggtggtgatggttatacaacattgtgaatgcacttaatgccactgaattgtatatttaaaattttatgtgtattttgccaccaTAAAAGAAAGACTAAATGTGTGATTGAAGCACAGTTTTTATATACAACACAAAAAGTGTGatccatgaaagaagaaaaattgataatgtggaccattaaattttaaaatgtccattctgtGAAAGACAGTGTTCAAAGAATGGAAAGGCAAGCCCCTGGCtaggagaatatattttcaaaacatgtaTCTAAAGAAAGATATGCATGCAGAATATTCAAAGAAgtagtaaaaaaaacaaaaacaaaacttcacaaTAAGAACATAAACTcctcaaattaattaaaatgaataaggCAACATGAGTAGACACCTTAATGGATAGtatatataaatgagaaataagtatatataaattgcTCAACATTGGTGAATTATTGGAAAATGATATGCATTGTgcattagagaaaaataaaacaccaatgggATACTCCACTCATCTAGTGAAATGGCTTGAAAACCAAAAACTGACAATACCActtgctggtaaggatgtgggaCAACAGGGAATCCTATTCATTGCTGACTAGGAATTCAAAGGGTACAACCTCTTGAGAAGACatcttgccagaaaaaaaaaaattaaaaataaaaacaataaagtaaaattttacattatgtatattttaccgtaataaaataaaggttaaatgTGTGattgaaactaaagcaaaaaacTTCAAGAAAAGAAGACATGGAAGGATGACAAAGACAAAGATAATAAACCATTTCTTAATGACCGAACAACTGTTAACACTAAGATGTCAGAACCAACAAATTGTGAATAATAACTGAAAGCCAGATCCTCAGATAATTTAATCCTTGAGAAAGGACCATGGAAATAGAAGGATAAGATAACTCAGAGCCATCACCAAATTAATTCCAATAGACTTGATCACTGAAACAGCATTACTatcttgtaacttttttttttaaacattttatttatttatttgacagagagcaggagagcacaagcagtgggagaggcagagagagagggagaagcagggcccccgcagagcagggagcccgatgtggggctcgatcccagggccctgggatcatgacctgagtcgaaggcagacgcttaactgactgagccacccaggcacctctcttgtaacttttaaaaactctttgtaCATTGTTATATGGATAAGAACATTTTAAGCAAAATGTTGAGATTACCATTGTTCGTACCTTCCTATTGATTTCTCATCGCCAAATTTGAATTCATCATCAAACACACTGGGTTCTGCTTCTTGAATATCTTTTAATTTGTTCTCTGGTTTTTATGGCAggtccttaatatttcttgcaggagttactaattctgttttcttctcccttgAATGAGTCCTCAAAGTTTCCATTAAAGTAGTCTTGCAAAAATGCAGATGTGATCTATCAGTTGAGTCATTGTTCAGTGGCTTTCTGTTTACAGAGATTCATGATGCCCAATTTATGTAATCGTTATTCCTGCTACTCCACACTTCACTTTCCTGGATTATGTGAATAGTTCAGTATATTGGATTATGCTTTTCCATCCTCCAAGAAGTCCTTTCTCCCTGTTGTGCACCTGGAAAAACCCActgcatttttcaaaactcaaTTTACACGGTATTTTTATTGTGAAGTCCTTTTAGTGTTGTGATCACACTCTCCTTGCTACCATTGCACTTTTGCATGCCTGGTTATTGCATTGGctacactgtattttaattgtattttttacatATCTCTGTCTTCTCCTAGGCAACATTGCTTGAGAACAGGGACTGACTTTTTTCA includes:
- the LOC118535437 gene encoding nuclear pore-associated protein 1 — protein: MGNLLRKFLSLPRRRRLPGRCRPLVTPAFAAAHPGRDHPAVPALAPCPGHRPCQRHRGTLPASFHVEPKRRYPMPQAMCSPLGLLPLVNWRDPPKKPVLSACNSMMFGPSRTVRIPPPGRRSTVLRSLPEPVVEAVKPVPSNHQPPSWSKGMEEKVQEMPREGMEDFVETRGQDDGNRAPQSSGDIPLTSRPLETRGVLSSHQCSPAPVGQSPHPPGDSLGENTQISPVSSPSEGPVVTSSHGPADDVVPLRKPDTDAVRLSDPTPSCPLLQERLTKEVVAENQPIQSVPHLPGKETEGDKPTGISSKYSFPPVSATSRPCKRKISMPLFVPLPSPLPLQWGRGELPPPPKLPCIVIDKNLGTLKNTEGQRNKILEDGTEILAGCRATQPAPSSSLPPATHTFQVPVPTPDLADLSARPPIPSVPPSSPTENTDQETDPNSPPLSSSPTGKIPLKNGDTLHPVIAVTPISDHSTPPNTSTSLQPPSCKGESPTPACVDSPPLPVPSPDSPVFVQAITSKAVPSAITAKSSANLTSDGTSDSDVIDMDTTPPFHAIIFRSPPGPGVSSPSLSQGHCSSNQTQTAKVPVSTSPSTLVAAWPTPVLNQPFSPIITSQPTHGTLAGQHQTMWVFSTGSPIMSSGITTTAVVNTSANCNPHSDPNAMDTTPPSQAVIFQSPPQSRTSQFPFYNALPGSDNTPPGSSTAVAHNSTHLPAQSAITQTSISNYSAPGITSQPTFGNQNGQQAGNFYLLGNPVAPTQAIGPTAPVAQLPKGSIMQAGLAGSAFGSTVNYQTAFGYVTGVLPMAVSTTTGSAVATGMPSAGVSSSLLIPTIPGPPVFMGTAAPMDGGSFGFGVSVPGPAHSQASGALNYGAGQKGAPSTTSAPLFGPSQYNMAAAVGGASTVPVFGNMACSTLNPGTWGQPIQNTGGAVLGKDSTVPTVGGSSVPTTRKRTQGSSKQRKPAPGGRATTKEKRNVSRDVSAFPLNPSTKGQPAKNTGGARLGKDNTVPTVGGSSMPTTHKYTQGSSKQRKPAPGGRTTTTVNRHLSRGMYVSPLNLSTRGQSPQNMGGAIVGKNNAIPTVGGSSMPTTHKCTQGSSKQRKPAPGGRTTTTVKTGLSKDMCVSPLRNTCGSPGHTTSVVVASTSTNYIRQPTSSSHLSPSTSGPPAQHTGGVKERKIITPRTKKPGIPALHKRKRGPSDTKRGGRAGEVTTSMMVGLSVTSCHQNTRSLPSTNIGGAMGISTTSTMTGNTNGPPCTQTTWSAPNHSTDGSMGDSAMEF